Below is a window of Metamycoplasma cloacale DNA.
TGTTTGTTTTAATATTTTTTTAACTAATTCTTTTTGTTCTTTATTGAAATCATAAGTTGGTAGTTCATCAACTAATTTTATATATTTTTTCAATAAAAAATCTTGATCATTGATATTCATTTGTCCTCCTTAGTTTATCAATACATTTATTATACATATAAAACATCATTGACAACATAGATTGAGGAATTTTAAAGCAAATAACTAAAATAATAAATTATTTTAAGAAAACATAATTTTATGTAGATGTCAATTCTTTTAAATATTCTTATTGATTTAATTTTATTCATTAATATTTAAATAAATATTAATTACATTAATTTATTGCTATTATGCTATTATTTTAATAATCATTAATTATTAATTAAGTATCATGAAAGGTATTTTATGGCAGATAATAAACGCGAATTTGAGAAAAATGAATTATTTAAAAGAATATTTAGCATTGCAAACGACTTAAGAGGAACGGTTGATGGATGAGATTTCAAAAGCTATGTTTTAGTTGGTTTGTTTTATCGTTTTCTATCTGAAAACTTTAATAACTACATTAATAAAAGAGAAGCAATCGCTAATGGAAATGATTCATTTAATTATGCAGATTTAAGTGATGATCAAATTACTGAAGAACAGAAAAAAGAATTAATCAACGTTAAAGGTTTCTTTATTAAACCTTCGCATTTATTTCAAAATGTTGTTAAGAATCAATTAAATGATCCAAACTTAAATATTAAGTTGTTTGAGATTTTTAAAGAAATTGACGAAAGCAGTCGTGATTCAGAAGCAAGAGAAGATTTTGCTGGATTATTTGTTGATTTTAATATATCAGATCCAAAATTAGGTTCATCTGTCGTTGATAGAAATAATACTTTAAAGAAATTATTGCAAGGAATTGCAAGCATGGAATTAAGTATTGGTAATGACGTGCATAATGACCTATTCGGTGATGCCTATGAATATCTATTAGGCATGTATGCCTCATCTGCTGGAAAAAGTGGAGGAGAGTTTTTCACTCCTCAAGAGGTATCTGAATTACTTGTAAAAATAGCAACCCATGGTAGAACATCAATTAATAAAATCTATGACATGTGTTGCGGATCTGGTTCATTATTATTAAAAGCCATTAAAGTATTAGGTATTGATAATGTTAAAGATGGGTTCTATGGACAAGAGATTCAACACGTTACATACAATCTATGTAGAATTAATATGTTTTTACATGATGTAAGTTATGAAAAATTCAATATT
It encodes the following:
- a CDS encoding type I restriction-modification system subunit M, which encodes MADNKREFEKNELFKRIFSIANDLRGTVDGWDFKSYVLVGLFYRFLSENFNNYINKREAIANGNDSFNYADLSDDQITEEQKKELINVKGFFIKPSHLFQNVVKNQLNDPNLNIKLFEIFKEIDESSRDSEAREDFAGLFVDFNISDPKLGSSVVDRNNTLKKLLQGIASMELSIGNDVHNDLFGDAYEYLLGMYASSAGKSGGEFFTPQEVSELLVKIATHGRTSINKIYDMCCGSGSLLLKAIKVLGIDNVKDGFYGQEIQHVTYNLCRINMFLHDVSYEKFNIKLGNTLLNPMHHNIVDKFDVIVSNPPYSIKWDGENNPTLINDPRFAPAGVLAPKSKGDFAFIMHALYYLDSIGTAAIVCFPGIFYRSGAEEKIRQYLVDNNFVDCIIQLPDNLFFGTSIATTILVLKKSRTDNKIQFIDASSIYTKAKNQNKLSPENIEEIFNVYKDKKDVEHISKLVDIQEVARNNYSLSVSKYVEIKKDEEVIDIKALNQEIKQTVKRINELRNAIDEIVKELEND